A genomic segment from Pseudoxanthomonas sp. CF385 encodes:
- a CDS encoding ATP-binding cassette domain-containing protein produces the protein MSLMQFQRVDFSVGGPLLLEHVDLSIEPGERVCIVGRNGMGKSTLMRLMAGELKPDDGEIRVQNGVVVARMAQEVPQDTQGTVFDVVAEGLGDLGHLLARYHHALHDGDMDAMGEAQAQIEAQHGWDLDLRVQQVLTRLELPEETDFAALSGGMKRRVLLAQALVRNPDILLLDEPTNHLDIEAIAWLEGFLKSFGGSIVFVTHDRSFLRSLATRILEIDRGQLTSWPGDYDNYLRRREERLHAEAQENARFDKLLAQEEVWIRQGIKARRTRNEGRVTALKAMRRERAQRRDLSGNVRMEAAAAQSSGKKVIEAKDITQAYDGRTLLDDVSATIMRGDRVGIVGPNGAGKSTLLKILLGELAPQQGEVKLGTGLQIAYFDQHRSQLDDSRTTLENVAEGSDFVEINGSRKHVIGYLQDFLFSPERARAPITRLSGGERNRLLLAKLFAQPSNLLVMDEPTNDLDVETLELLEELLLDYKGTLLLVSHDRDFLDNVVTSTLVLEGEGRLGDYVGGYSDWLRQRRMPAGAATASAPVKPGLSKQPEPVAAKRKLGFKEARELEQLPARIEALEAEVAKRTEAMNDAAYYQQSPADLQRANDELAAKQAELDHAYQRWSELDG, from the coding sequence ATGTCCCTGATGCAATTCCAGCGGGTCGACTTCAGCGTCGGCGGGCCGCTCCTCCTCGAACACGTCGACCTGTCCATCGAACCCGGCGAGCGCGTCTGCATCGTCGGCCGCAACGGCATGGGCAAGTCCACGCTGATGCGGCTGATGGCCGGCGAACTGAAGCCCGACGACGGCGAGATCCGCGTGCAGAACGGCGTGGTGGTCGCACGCATGGCCCAGGAGGTCCCGCAGGACACGCAGGGTACGGTGTTCGACGTGGTCGCCGAAGGCCTGGGCGACCTGGGCCATCTGCTGGCGCGCTACCACCATGCGCTGCACGACGGCGACATGGACGCGATGGGCGAGGCGCAGGCGCAGATCGAGGCGCAGCATGGCTGGGACCTGGACCTGCGCGTGCAGCAGGTGCTGACGCGTCTGGAACTGCCCGAGGAAACCGACTTCGCCGCGCTGTCCGGCGGCATGAAGCGCCGCGTGCTGCTCGCGCAGGCGCTGGTGCGCAACCCCGACATCCTGCTGCTGGACGAACCGACCAACCACCTCGACATCGAGGCGATCGCCTGGCTGGAAGGGTTCCTGAAGTCCTTCGGTGGCAGCATCGTGTTCGTTACCCACGATCGCAGCTTCCTGCGCTCGCTGGCCACGCGCATCCTCGAGATCGACCGCGGCCAGCTGACCAGTTGGCCCGGCGACTACGACAACTACCTGCGCCGCCGCGAGGAACGGCTGCATGCCGAAGCGCAGGAGAACGCGCGCTTCGACAAGCTGCTCGCGCAGGAAGAGGTCTGGATCCGCCAGGGCATCAAGGCGCGCCGCACCCGCAACGAGGGCCGCGTCACCGCCTTGAAGGCGATGCGCCGTGAGCGTGCGCAACGGCGCGACCTGTCTGGCAACGTCAGGATGGAAGCCGCCGCCGCGCAGTCGTCAGGCAAGAAGGTCATCGAGGCCAAGGACATCACCCAGGCCTACGACGGCCGCACGTTGCTGGACGACGTGTCGGCGACGATCATGCGCGGCGACCGCGTCGGCATCGTCGGACCCAACGGCGCGGGCAAGTCGACGCTGCTGAAGATCCTGCTGGGCGAGCTCGCCCCGCAGCAGGGCGAAGTGAAGCTGGGCACCGGCCTGCAGATCGCCTACTTCGACCAGCACCGCAGCCAGTTGGACGATTCACGCACCACCCTGGAGAACGTCGCCGAAGGCAGCGATTTCGTCGAGATCAATGGCAGCCGCAAGCATGTCATCGGTTATCTGCAGGACTTCCTGTTCTCGCCCGAACGCGCCCGCGCGCCGATCACCCGACTGTCCGGCGGCGAGCGCAACCGCCTGTTGCTGGCCAAACTGTTCGCGCAGCCGTCCAACCTGCTGGTGATGGACGAACCCACCAACGACCTGGACGTCGAGACGCTGGAACTGCTGGAAGAACTGCTGCTCGACTACAAGGGCACGCTGCTGCTGGTCAGCCACGACCGCGACTTCCTCGACAACGTGGTCACCAGCACGCTGGTGCTGGAAGGCGAAGGACGACTGGGCGACTACGTCGGTGGCTATTCGGACTGGCTGCGCCAGCGCCGCATGCCGGCGGGCGCCGCCACGGCATCCGCGCCGGTCAAGCCGGGGTTGTCGAAGCAGCCCGAACCGGTGGCCGCGAAGCGCAAACTGGGGTTCAAGGAGGCGCGCGAGCTGGAACAGCTTCCGGCGCGCATCGAAGCGCTGGAAGCCGAGGTGGCCAAGCGCACTGAAGCGATGAACGACGCCGCCTACTACCAGCAATCCCCGGCCGACCTGCAGCGTGCCAACGACGAGCTCGCCGCGAAGCAGGCGGAATTGGACCATGCGTACCAGCGCTGGTCGGAGCTGGATGGATAA
- a CDS encoding MFS transporter, producing the protein MQPARPTAPDTGPRLGEKVGYGIGDFGFNLYWANISAFLLIFYTDVMGLAAAAVGTMMLITKIVDAITDPLMGALADRTRSRFGRFRPYLLYAAIPMALTGVLTWTVPDVGEGARLVWAYATFTLMMLTYTVLNIPYSALSGVITADSQQRTQLISFRFIAAFAGTMAVNWLTLDLVRWLGRGDDALGWQLTLSLYGVIATAAFVTAFLTTRERVAPPPEQRSAVRQDVMDLLHNRPWMVLFALALIIMVTIVMRSGSLAYYLKYHIGRPDLTGLFLGTYALALAVGAGLTPLMTRYVDKRRLMAWLMAGVGVVSCTMFLVPPESVWLMLALNLLVGLMLGPKSPLAFSMYADCADYTEWKTGRRATAMTFAAAAFSQKLGGALASATIAWILAGMGYVANATQSDGSRLGIALLLTVIPGGIALLAAWVMRFYPLDATTLSHVQADLRSRREATA; encoded by the coding sequence ATGCAGCCCGCCCGCCCGACGGCACCCGACACGGGACCTCGCCTGGGCGAAAAAGTGGGCTACGGCATCGGCGACTTCGGCTTCAATCTCTACTGGGCCAACATCTCCGCTTTCCTGCTCATCTTCTACACCGACGTGATGGGCCTGGCCGCCGCCGCCGTCGGCACCATGATGCTCATCACCAAGATCGTGGACGCCATCACCGATCCGCTGATGGGCGCGCTGGCCGATCGCACGCGCAGCCGGTTCGGCCGGTTCAGGCCGTACCTGCTCTATGCGGCGATCCCGATGGCCCTCACGGGCGTGCTGACCTGGACCGTCCCCGACGTGGGCGAAGGTGCACGGCTGGTATGGGCCTATGCGACCTTCACCCTGATGATGCTCACCTATACGGTGCTGAATATTCCGTACTCGGCGCTGTCCGGCGTGATCACCGCCGACAGCCAGCAGCGCACGCAGCTCATCAGCTTCCGCTTCATCGCTGCGTTCGCCGGCACGATGGCGGTGAACTGGCTCACGCTCGACCTGGTCCGATGGCTCGGCCGCGGCGATGACGCGCTCGGCTGGCAGCTGACGCTGTCGCTGTACGGGGTGATTGCCACCGCGGCCTTCGTCACGGCGTTCCTGACGACGCGCGAGCGTGTCGCACCGCCGCCCGAGCAACGCAGCGCCGTCCGCCAGGACGTGATGGACCTGCTGCACAACCGGCCATGGATGGTGCTGTTCGCACTCGCGCTGATCATCATGGTCACCATCGTGATGCGAAGCGGATCGCTGGCGTACTACCTCAAGTACCACATCGGACGCCCCGACCTGACCGGTCTTTTCCTGGGCACTTATGCCCTCGCCCTCGCGGTGGGTGCGGGCCTCACCCCGTTGATGACGCGCTACGTGGACAAGCGGCGGCTGATGGCATGGCTGATGGCGGGCGTCGGCGTGGTGAGCTGCACGATGTTCCTCGTCCCGCCAGAATCGGTCTGGCTGATGCTGGCGCTCAATCTTCTGGTCGGACTGATGCTCGGGCCCAAATCGCCGCTCGCGTTCTCGATGTACGCGGACTGCGCCGACTACACCGAATGGAAGACCGGTCGCCGCGCCACCGCGATGACGTTCGCCGCCGCGGCGTTCTCGCAGAAGCTCGGGGGCGCATTGGCATCCGCCACGATCGCGTGGATCCTCGCCGGCATGGGATACGTGGCCAACGCGACGCAATCGGACGGCTCGCGCCTGGGCATCGCGCTGTTGTTGACGGTCATCCCGGGGGGCATCGCCCTGCTGGCGGCGTGGGTGATGCGGTTCTATCCGCTGGATGCGACCACCCTGTCGCACGTCCAGGCGGACCTGCGTTCGCGTCGGGAGGCGACGGCATGA
- the ppc gene encoding phosphoenolpyruvate carboxylase, whose translation MNSPRSLEFAPPDVPLREDVRRLGALVGEMLAEQVSPAFLADVERVRTTAIARRQAGEPPQSLAGLLDGQSPAQAESLIRAFSTYFQVVNIAERVHRIRRRRDYQRTGSERPQPDGLHDALVRLKAQGVTLDELADWLPRIDVEPVFTAHPTEAVRRALLEKEQLMVASLINGLDGTRTPGELATDTARFRMALTSAWQTSDSSPVRPGVEDEREHVGFYLIEVLYRVIPVLYETLESAITDVYGAAPEVTARLPRVLRFGTWVGGDMDGNPNVDARTVTATLDAQRRAILTRYLKELRQLTTLLSQSTSVVGVSDEVVAQVERYRALMPDAAKKSRPRHGDMPYRLLNDLMRARLQATLEDRPERYAAPEELAQDVELILRSLEANRGIHAGWFAVRRLAWRVRTFGFHLARLDVRQESSVHARAVAAALGDEGWEQRDAVERAALLGPHASGDSVLPASDQEGNERLDAVFKALADARVRHGTDALGTYIISMAHSRADVLTVLALARRGGLVDDAGQVPLDIAPLFETIDDLGHGTEVLRDLLADPVYRAHLAARGNVQMVMLGYSDSGKDGGIAASRWGLQRAQVELVDAAQELGIRLTFFHGRGGSIIRGGGKTTRALEAAPRGSVDGRLRVTEQGEVIHRKYGIRALALRSLEQSVGAVLLSSLRPRPPEPREARWREIMALVAGESTQAYRTFVQSPRFMDYFRSATPIDVIERMTLGSRPSRRLGQDAALGNLRAIPWVFAWSQARAVIPGWYGVGTGLQAAVDAYGEDALREMARDWPFFKTFLDDVSMVLAKGDLSIAEMYSKMAGDLHGEFFPKVQHEHAAAVRWVLALNGNEWLLQHDQRLALSIRLRNPYIDPISVMQADLLKRWRASDREDDALLHALVASINGVSQGVQNTG comes from the coding sequence ATGAACAGCCCCCGCAGCCTCGAGTTCGCCCCCCCCGATGTCCCGCTCCGTGAAGACGTCCGGCGCCTGGGTGCGCTGGTCGGGGAGATGCTGGCTGAACAGGTTTCCCCGGCGTTCCTGGCCGATGTGGAGCGCGTACGCACCACCGCCATTGCCCGGCGCCAGGCAGGCGAGCCGCCGCAGTCGCTGGCGGGCCTGCTCGATGGCCAGTCGCCGGCGCAGGCGGAATCGCTGATCCGCGCGTTCAGCACCTATTTCCAGGTGGTGAACATCGCCGAGCGCGTGCACCGCATCCGCCGCCGCCGCGACTACCAGCGGACCGGCAGCGAACGGCCGCAGCCCGATGGCCTGCACGATGCCCTGGTCCGCCTGAAGGCGCAGGGCGTCACCCTCGATGAACTCGCCGACTGGCTGCCGCGCATCGACGTGGAGCCGGTGTTCACCGCGCATCCGACCGAAGCGGTGCGTCGCGCGCTGCTGGAGAAGGAGCAGTTGATGGTGGCCAGCCTGATCAACGGGCTGGACGGCACGCGCACGCCGGGCGAACTGGCGACGGACACGGCGCGCTTCCGCATGGCGTTGACGTCCGCCTGGCAGACGTCCGATTCCTCGCCGGTGCGTCCGGGCGTGGAAGACGAGCGCGAGCATGTCGGCTTCTACCTGATCGAAGTGCTGTACCGGGTGATCCCCGTGCTCTACGAAACGCTCGAAAGCGCGATCACCGACGTCTACGGCGCCGCGCCCGAGGTCACCGCGCGGCTCCCGCGCGTGCTGCGCTTCGGCACCTGGGTCGGTGGCGACATGGACGGCAATCCCAACGTGGATGCGCGCACCGTGACCGCCACGCTAGACGCGCAGCGGCGCGCCATCCTCACGCGTTATCTGAAGGAACTGCGCCAGCTGACCACGCTGCTCAGCCAGTCGACGTCCGTCGTCGGGGTGTCGGACGAAGTGGTCGCACAGGTCGAACGTTATCGCGCCCTGATGCCGGATGCCGCGAAGAAGTCGCGCCCCCGGCACGGCGACATGCCGTACCGCCTGCTCAACGACCTGATGCGCGCGCGCCTGCAGGCCACGCTCGAGGATCGCCCCGAACGCTACGCGGCGCCGGAGGAGCTCGCGCAGGATGTCGAACTCATCCTGCGCAGCCTCGAGGCCAACCGGGGCATCCATGCCGGCTGGTTCGCGGTGCGTCGTCTGGCGTGGCGCGTGCGCACGTTCGGCTTCCACCTCGCGCGGCTGGACGTGCGGCAGGAGTCCAGCGTGCACGCGCGTGCGGTGGCCGCTGCGCTGGGCGATGAAGGTTGGGAACAGCGCGATGCCGTCGAGCGCGCCGCGCTGCTGGGACCGCATGCGAGCGGCGACAGCGTGCTGCCGGCGTCGGACCAGGAAGGCAACGAGCGGCTGGATGCGGTATTCAAGGCCCTGGCCGATGCGCGCGTGCGCCATGGCACCGATGCTCTGGGGACCTACATCATCAGCATGGCGCACAGCCGTGCCGACGTGCTGACCGTACTGGCGCTGGCGCGCCGGGGCGGCCTGGTCGACGACGCCGGGCAGGTGCCGCTCGACATCGCGCCGCTGTTCGAAACCATCGACGACCTCGGCCACGGCACGGAGGTGCTGCGCGACCTGCTGGCCGATCCGGTCTATCGCGCCCACCTCGCGGCGCGCGGCAACGTGCAGATGGTGATGCTGGGCTACTCGGACAGCGGCAAGGACGGCGGCATCGCCGCGTCGCGCTGGGGACTGCAGCGGGCGCAGGTCGAGCTGGTGGACGCCGCGCAGGAACTGGGCATCAGGCTGACGTTCTTCCACGGTCGCGGCGGTTCGATCATCCGCGGCGGGGGCAAGACCACGCGGGCGCTGGAAGCCGCGCCGCGCGGCAGCGTCGACGGGCGCCTGCGCGTGACCGAACAAGGCGAGGTGATCCATCGCAAGTACGGCATTCGTGCGTTGGCGCTGCGCTCGCTGGAACAGTCGGTCGGCGCCGTGCTGCTGTCGAGCCTGCGGCCGCGTCCGCCGGAGCCGCGGGAAGCGCGCTGGCGCGAGATCATGGCGTTGGTGGCGGGCGAGAGCACGCAGGCCTATCGCACCTTCGTGCAATCGCCGCGCTTCATGGATTACTTCCGCAGCGCCACCCCGATCGACGTGATCGAGCGGATGACGCTGGGCTCGCGTCCGTCGCGCCGCCTGGGCCAGGACGCCGCACTGGGCAACCTGCGCGCGATTCCCTGGGTGTTCGCGTGGAGCCAGGCGCGCGCCGTGATCCCGGGCTGGTATGGCGTGGGCACGGGCCTGCAGGCCGCGGTGGACGCTTACGGCGAAGACGCGCTGCGCGAGATGGCGCGCGACTGGCCGTTCTTCAAGACCTTCCTCGACGATGTCTCCATGGTGCTCGCCAAGGGCGACCTCAGCATCGCCGAGATGTACTCGAAGATGGCCGGCGACCTGCATGGGGAATTCTTCCCGAAGGTGCAGCATGAACATGCCGCCGCGGTGCGCTGGGTGCTGGCGCTCAACGGCAACGAATGGCTGCTGCAGCACGACCAGCGATTGGCGCTGTCGATCCGGCTGCGCAATCCCTACATCGACCCGATCAGCGTGATGCAGGCCGACCTGCTGAAGCGCTGGCGCGCCAGCGACCGCGAGGACGACGCGCTCCTGCATGCGCTGGTCGCCAGCATCAATGGCGTGTCGCAGGGTGTGCAGAACACTGGCTGA
- the ahcY gene encoding adenosylhomocysteinase: MNAVRKFSTEGDYKVADISLADWGRKELDIAEHEMPGLMSIRRKHAATKPLKGVRVTGSLHMTIQTAVLIETLKDIGADVRWASCNIFSTQDHAAAAIAATGTPVFAWKGETLEEYWDCTLDALTFTLADGTQTGPELVVDDGGDVTLLIHKGYELEQGDDSWVNGASGSHEEQIIKNLLKRVAGERPGFWTRVVKDWKGVSEETTTGVHRLYQIAEQGKLLVPAINVNDSVTKSKFDNLYGCRESLADGLKRALDVMLAGKVAVVCGYGDVGKGSAASLRAYGARVIVTEIDPICALQAAMEGYEVTTLEDTLGRADIYVTTTGNKDIITLAHMQAMKDQAIVCNIGHFDNEIQVDALYASGAVKTNIKPQVDKFTFGNGNAIFLLAEGRLVNLGCATGHPSFVMSNSFSNQTLAQIDLWANKDTYEAKVYILPKQLDEEVARLHLEKIGVKLTTLTKDQADYLGVAVEGPYKPEHYRY; encoded by the coding sequence ATGAACGCCGTACGCAAGTTTTCCACCGAGGGCGACTACAAGGTCGCCGACATTTCCTTGGCCGATTGGGGCCGCAAGGAACTCGACATCGCCGAGCACGAGATGCCCGGCCTGATGTCCATCCGCCGCAAGCACGCCGCCACGAAGCCGCTGAAGGGCGTGCGCGTGACCGGCTCGCTGCACATGACGATCCAGACCGCGGTGCTGATCGAGACGTTGAAGGACATCGGCGCCGACGTGCGCTGGGCTTCGTGCAACATCTTCTCGACGCAGGACCACGCCGCCGCCGCGATCGCCGCCACCGGCACGCCGGTGTTCGCCTGGAAGGGCGAGACGCTGGAAGAGTACTGGGACTGCACGCTGGACGCGCTGACCTTCACCCTGGCCGACGGTACCCAGACGGGTCCGGAGCTGGTGGTGGACGACGGCGGCGACGTCACCCTGCTGATCCACAAGGGTTACGAGCTGGAACAGGGCGACGACAGCTGGGTCAACGGCGCCTCCGGCAGCCATGAAGAGCAGATCATCAAGAACCTGCTCAAGCGCGTGGCCGGCGAGCGCCCCGGTTTCTGGACCCGCGTGGTCAAGGACTGGAAGGGCGTCTCCGAAGAGACCACCACCGGCGTGCACCGCCTGTACCAGATCGCCGAGCAGGGCAAGCTGCTGGTCCCGGCCATCAACGTCAACGACTCGGTCACCAAGTCGAAGTTCGACAATCTGTACGGCTGCCGCGAATCGCTGGCCGATGGCCTGAAGCGCGCGCTCGACGTGATGCTGGCCGGCAAGGTCGCGGTCGTCTGCGGTTACGGCGACGTGGGCAAGGGTTCGGCGGCGTCGCTGCGCGCCTATGGCGCCCGCGTGATCGTCACCGAGATCGATCCGATCTGCGCGCTGCAGGCGGCGATGGAAGGCTACGAAGTGACCACGCTCGAGGATACCCTCGGTCGCGCCGACATCTACGTCACCACCACCGGCAACAAGGACATCATCACCCTCGCCCACATGCAGGCGATGAAGGACCAGGCGATCGTCTGCAACATCGGCCACTTCGACAACGAGATCCAGGTCGATGCGCTGTACGCCAGCGGCGCGGTGAAGACCAACATCAAGCCGCAGGTCGACAAGTTCACCTTCGGCAACGGCAACGCGATCTTCCTGCTGGCCGAAGGCCGCCTGGTGAACCTGGGCTGCGCCACCGGCCACCCCAGCTTCGTGATGAGCAACAGCTTCTCCAACCAGACGCTGGCGCAGATCGACCTGTGGGCGAACAAGGACACGTACGAAGCCAAGGTTTACATCCTGCCGAAGCAGCTGGACGAGGAAGTGGCGCGCCTGCACCTGGAGAAGATCGGCGTGAAGCTGACCACGCTCACCAAGGACCAGGCCGACTACCTGGGCGTGGCGGTCGAAGGCCCGTACAAGCCGGAGCACTACCGCTACTGA